The following proteins come from a genomic window of Triticum aestivum cultivar Chinese Spring chromosome 6A, IWGSC CS RefSeq v2.1, whole genome shotgun sequence:
- the LOC123128208 gene encoding PHD finger protein At3g20280 yields the protein MGDAAAASPRAAPAKRRRADDGAGMRRVAEIVMVLAAAGEMRGGRDPTAAERALAAEARERLAAAVAGGATRPKDLFPGEAVRAVVEDLGLNRAKDPAAMGFRPPKASIADRLSLTKRKMEEVKESPVQPTAITPQTTVSSGTAEFQPHGTPMFAVGSHRTPPGAAALPTTAPVTSTSVMALKQHGSSPVKPVTNHSVVALSQTGQPHVKSERGVNGPLNLTRASVGHLNKPFHDTSARSNSNAAASNNQVVKNQDTKVAAIQAVTVNPVMGHQATPGTASSVTPKPIFANHNAIAKSVQNVLQQPANHPSWTPPSTEYMQARLDCQICKVAIMDANSLLVCDACERGAHLKCLQHYGNKGVPIADWHCPTCAAQSKGKPLPPKYGKVTRTVVTSQSGPPVGGTQFSVQRVGGNTVAKGNHQALATNGNIIKPNSMKTGNTVKNSPVLALNAATDLSQSQTVSISGPAKGNANNAETSSNDMEWNEQSCSSTGCEFTAGSELSLHSVDSPNDTVHGQQSTVTSRANCPDNSSAIAADTKIKSEAQSEAPGGAMKMVDKNVTPVDQASNIGSEHNKGTRATSEPELDTENDVDITNKEKPIDQGSAVVAEEKAHTKATSEPHTIKDVEMTTSTGIPIGQSSNIAMEEKIAGEDNAGTQATSEPQLIKDVEMTSVMDEKSNVGIGEKPQSEATSAVKDVEMTIVAGIEADHTQLADGSTENGAGEPHHEEACIDKSDFSELSGHHNNHQLIPNGVLPATDEALCRQETEEGDLVGCSAALREDN from the exons ATGGGGGACGCCGCGGCGGCGTCGCCCCGCGCGGCGCCGGCGAAGCGGCGGCGCGCGGACGACGGCGCGGGGATGCGGCGGGTGGCGGAGATCGTCATGGTGCTGGCCGCCGCCGGGGAGATGCGGGGCGGGAGGGACcccacggcggcggagcgggcgctcGCGGCCGAGGCGCGCGAGAGGCTGGCCGCCGCAGTCGCCGGGGGCGCGACCCGGCCCAAGGATCTGTTCCCGGGGGAGGCGGTGCGCGCCGTCGTCGAGGATCTCGGCCTCAACAGGGCCAAGGACCCCGCCGCCATGGGGTTCCGCCCGCCCAAGGCCTCCATCGCCGACAGGCTCTCGCTTACTAAGCGCAAG ATGGAAGAAGTCAAGGAATCTCCAGTTCAACCAACAGCAATCACACCTCAAACGACTGTCTCGAGTGGAACAGCTGAATTCCAGCCGCATGGGACTCCCATGTTTGCTGTTGGATCTCATAGGACCCCACCAGGTGCTGCAGCCTTGCCTACTACTGCCCCAGTAACTTCTACCTCTGTAATGGCCTTGAAACAGCATGGATCATCTCCTGTAAAGCCAGTTACCAACCATTCAGTTGTTGCACTATCCCAAACTGGTCAACCACATGTTAAGTCGGAAAGAGGTGTTAATGGTCCTTTGAATCTAACACGAG CGTCTGTTGGCCACTTGAACAAACCGTTTCACGATACATCTGCTAGGTCCAATTCAAATGCTGCTGCAAGTAACAATCAGGTCGTGAAAAATCAGGACACAAAGGTAGCGGCAATTCAAGCTGTGACCGTAAACCCTGTTATGGGGCATCAGGCTACACCAGGGACAGCGTCTTCTGTTACTCCAAAACCTATTTTTGCCAACCACAATGCAATAGCGAAAAGTGTTCAAAATGTTCTGCAACAACCTGCTAATCATCCTAGCTGGACTCCACCATCAACTGAGTATATGCAAGCTCGTTTGGACTGCCAAAtatgcaaagttgctatcatggaTGCAAACAGTTTGCTTGTTTGTGATGCTTGTGAGAGGGGAGCACACTTGAAGTGCCTTCAGCATTATGGTAACAAAGGTGTTCCTATAGCTGACTGGCATTGTCCAACATGTGCAGCACAGAGCAAGGGTAAACCCCTTCCACCAAAATATGGCAAGGTTACAAGAACTGTTGTAACATCACAGTCTGGTCCACCTGTTGGTGGAACACAGTTTTCTGTTCAGCGAGTGGGGGGAAATACGGTTGCAAAGGGAAATCACCAAGCGCTTGCTACAAATGGAAACATTATCAAGCCAAACTCCATGAAAACTGGTAACACTGTAAAAAACAGTCCTGTATTGGCTCTGAATGCTGCTACTGATCTCTCGCAATCACAAACAGTTTCCATCTCCGGGCCTGCAAAAGGAAATGCTAATAATGCTGAAACCTCCTCTAATGATATGGAATGGAATGAGCAATCATGCAGCAGTACAGGATGCGAATTCACTGCTGGTAGTGAATTATCTTTGCACTCTGTGGATTCACCCAATGATACCGTTCACGGGCAGCAATCTACAGTCACTTCTAGGGCAAATTGTCCAGATAATTCTTCTGCTATTGCTGCTGATACGAAGATCAAGTCTGAAGCACAGTCTGAAGCCCCGGGCGGAGCCATGAAAATGGTTGATAAAAATGTGACACCTGTGGATCAAGCAAGCAATATTGGCAGTGAACATAATAAGGGGACTCGAGCAACCTCTGAGCCAGAGCTAGATACAGAGAACGATGTGGACAttactaacaaagaaaaaccaatagATCAAGGTAGCGCTGTTGTTGCGGAGGAGAAAGCCCACACTAAAGCAACCTCTGAACCACATACAATCAAAGATGTAGAGATGACTACCAGCACTGGAATCCCCATAGGTCAAAGCAGCAACATTGCTATGGAAGAAAAAATCGCTGGTGAAGATAATGCTGGAACTCAGGCAACCTCTGAGCCACAATTGATCAAAGATGTGGAAATGACATCAGTAATGGATGAAAAAAGCAACGTTGGTATTGGAGAAAAGCCCCAATCTGAAGCGACATCTGCAGTCAAAGATGTGGAGATGACCATTGTTGCTGGAATAGAAGCAGATCACACACAACTAGCAGATGGATCAACTGAAAATGGAGCAGGAGAACCTCACCATGAAGAGGCATGCATAGATAAGTCTGACTTCAGCGAATTGTCAGGTCATCATAACAACCATCAATTAATTCCAAATGGGGTGCTACCCGCTACAGATGAAGCTTTATGCAGACAGGAGACTGAGGAGGGTGACCTTGTGGGTTGCAGTGCGGCCCTAAGAGAAGACAACTAG